Genomic DNA from bacterium:
CCAAAAGCTCGATATAACGCAGCACAATGTTGGATTGAGAACACTCGCAAAACCGTTTGATGATTCTCAGTTGGATTTGTCTATTTATTATAGGTATGGGTTGGATGAATTGAGGGACGAACAAGATAGTATAAGTATTTCAAGGGATTTAGAGGAAAAAGTTTTTGGAGGGCAAATTAATTACTACCAAAGAATCAGTTCTGTTTCATTACAATTGCTTTCATCTTACGAGAGTAACACCAATATGGATAACAATTTAAAAATTCAGAATGGATTTACATTTGATGAAAACAATGAAAATATAGTTTTAGATATATTTAATATAGGAGGACTATTTACTTTATATTTATTTGATGATAACTTTCAAGCCACAGCATTTTATAGATACAACAGTTTAACTGCTGGAGATTATAATTCTGGAAGATCGGGCATCGGAATAGATTTGAATTATAAACTACTTAATAAATTAAAATTTTATCTCGGTACCTCCAGTTATGAAAATTATAATTCTCAGGATGCAGGTTCCTTTGAAGCTGGGGCAATGTTCAACTATTACAATTTATTTATTGACTTCAAGTATTATGATACGGATTATAATTTATATAAGCCCGAAATATTTTATGGTCCAGTACCGTTGGAAGTAACTCAAACTAATAAAGCACAAGGTTTAGGATTATTATTAAAATATAAATTTTGGTTACTTCTTCTGGAGACGAACACCTCGTATTACTTTAAATATTCAAGGAGTATTCCTGAATGGCAGTTCAGTGGTGGACTTTATATAAATGATATGTTTTTCAATGATAATCTGGATTTAAAAGCAGGATTTAAGTTTTATTATACTGGTGAATTTTCTGCAGGTTATTATACATTTGAAGGTGGAAATATACAACCAGCTGGAGGAGTTGATCCCACCAACAAACTCGATTTTAATTTAGCAGGCGAGGTAAAGAATGTTTTCATTTTTTATTTCCAGTGGGAGAATTTGTTCGGCAATCAATACTACATCACACCGTATTACCCAATGCCGGAGAGAAATATCAAGTTCGGTTTAGCGTGGGAGTTGTTTAATTAGCCTTCTGTATTGTCATTGCGAGGATCCGCCAAAGGCGGAGACGAAGCAATCTTCATATGCAAATGAGATTGCTTCAAGACTGTTTTAAAAGGTTCTCTCGATACATTTCATTACTCGAGAACCTTTTATGCTGTTTGGTTTTCGAGTTTTTTTCTGATGAAATCAGAAAAAATTATCGAGAAAACATTGACAAATGCAGATTCCGGATGTCGCTGCGCTCCTCCGGAATGACAAATCATTAAAGACTCAACATATCTTTAAACTTAACAGCTTGTCTTCTGCTAACCTCAACTTTGTGTCCGTCTTTCAATTTAACGAGCAAGCCGCCGTTCAGCCAGGGCTCAATTGAATCCACCCATTTGAGATTGATAATGTGCTTCCTGTTTGCACGGAAGAACACTTTACTGTCAAGTCTTTCATCAAGATAATTTAGTGTGCGAAGAATCAGTGGTTTGTTATCTTCAAAAAATAATCGAACATAATTTCCTTCGGATTCAAGCAGTC
This window encodes:
- a CDS encoding TonB-dependent receptor plug domain-containing protein is translated as MLKLLSSFVLFSVFTFPQEVDSLLNQNNQTVSDTNFVEINDTTAVLDTIVTTKVKADTLAPIQGMPLTDVSTIISKRTFLFENYRYTGDLLRSFSLNFIKDFGFVGYPNETFIYGVGSSGISYLQDGVFWNNRFTNSLDLNLIQSENIDSVEIVPSPRGFLYGPYNNPVTVNFITKDFIPPQPYARIRYYEGPDGEAMIDGKFSAMVAKRWNYSFQLTNRSKDETYENTDLSLWQFNTKLKYFLSNSINLQAYYYYVDKQQGLNGGVDYDSLTRSSEDPTADLYDPIFAPVFSPNQKLDITQHNVGLRTLAKPFDDSQLDLSIYYRYGLDELRDEQDSISISRDLEEKVFGGQINYYQRISSVSLQLLSSYESNTNMDNNLKIQNGFTFDENNENIVLDIFNIGGLFTLYLFDDNFQATAFYRYNSLTAGDYNSGRSGIGIDLNYKLLNKLKFYLGTSSYENYNSQDAGSFEAGAMFNYYNLFIDFKYYDTDYNLYKPEIFYGPVPLEVTQTNKAQGLGLLLKYKFWLLLLETNTSYYFKYSRSIPEWQFSGGLYINDMFFNDNLDLKAGFKFYYTGEFSAGYYTFEGGNIQPAGGVDPTNKLDFNLAGEVKNVFIFYFQWENLFGNQYYITPYYPMPERNIKFGLAWELFN